One part of the Treponema sp. OMZ 787 genome encodes these proteins:
- a CDS encoding ASCH domain-containing protein produces MPYKLITTEHAWHEGEEDRIYRYWRDVHDSFFSEEYKSVGKNFYEQASMICEVF; encoded by the coding sequence ATGCCTTATAAATTAATTACAACAGAACATGCATGGCATGAAGGAGAGGAAGATAGGATCTATCGGTATTGGAGAGATGTTCATGACAGCTTTTTTTCTGAAGAATATAAATCGGTAGGAAAAAATTTCTATGAACAAGCTTCGATGATATGCGAAGTATTTTAG